Proteins from one Veillonellales bacterium genomic window:
- a CDS encoding lysophospholipid acyltransferase family protein, which yields MFTVLFRWEITGLENIPLNGGVIIAANHISLWDPPVIGTPSPRPVYFMAKKELFNIPVLGWIIRKLNSFPVRRGIADRTAIRTAIELLNQGKIVGIFPEGTRSRTGKLGNPAPGVALIAAKAGAPIIPAAVIGTNRVFSHGCFLPQFRVKFGQPIYAAAGKVDKEMLEDLSTRMMEAISRLLEEG from the coding sequence TTGTTTACAGTACTTTTTCGCTGGGAAATTACCGGTTTGGAAAATATTCCGCTCAATGGCGGTGTAATCATTGCCGCTAATCATATCAGTCTATGGGATCCACCGGTAATTGGCACCCCCAGTCCCCGACCAGTTTATTTTATGGCAAAAAAAGAATTGTTTAACATACCTGTATTGGGCTGGATCATTCGAAAATTGAACTCCTTTCCAGTGCGACGGGGAATTGCTGACCGCACCGCTATTCGGACTGCCATTGAATTACTGAATCAGGGAAAAATAGTGGGCATATTCCCTGAAGGAACACGCAGTAGAACAGGTAAGCTGGGGAACCCAGCTCCCGGAGTCGCGCTAATCGCTGCCAAGGCCGGTGCTCCGATTATTCCGGCAGCAGTGATCGGTACGAACAGGGTATTTTCTCATGGCTGTTTTTTACCTCAGTTTCGGGTTAAATTTGGTCAGCCAATTTATGCTGCAGCCGGGAAAGTAGATAAAGAAATGCTGGAGGATCTTAGTACCCGCATGATGGAAGCAATTTCCCGCTTACTTGAAGAGGGGTAA
- the feoB gene encoding ferrous iron transport protein B encodes MEKIVLVGSPNVGKSVLFNELTGTYVTVSNYPGTTVDVSRGQCRIYGKTYEVIDTPGLYSFMPITDEERVTRKLLCREHPDIVIHVIDAKNIRRMLFLTLQLLDAGFPVILNLNLIDEARQMGIHIDSERLASLLGIPVNATVAVKKIGIGKLKQEVYQYKYGAALHLNFSEDIEASITEISSILLADYGISKRMVSLLLIQEDEAMLKFVQQEERIAEITTIIQTLAEQYQHNLECVLTLERQKMIDKILSCTVKYSQGKRENKYEQLGRWAREPATGIPILILILYFGLYQFVGKFGAGFLVDYLDTYLFSEIINPIAEAMADDYIPWEWVQSMLVGEYGIFSLGIRYAVAIILPIVGTFFFVFAILEDCGYLPRLAMLVDKLFKYFGLNGRAVIPITLGLGCGTMAIMVSRTIQTVPRVNSTIVSSPVLSTTNTQFSFSIMVRRS; translated from the coding sequence TTGGAGAAGATTGTCCTGGTGGGGTCGCCGAATGTGGGAAAAAGTGTACTATTCAATGAGCTGACAGGAACGTATGTAACGGTATCTAACTATCCGGGGACAACCGTTGATGTGTCTCGCGGTCAATGTCGAATTTATGGTAAAACCTATGAAGTTATTGATACTCCGGGGCTCTATTCCTTCATGCCTATTACTGACGAGGAGCGGGTAACCCGTAAATTGCTTTGCCGGGAACATCCGGATATAGTCATTCATGTAATTGATGCGAAAAATATTCGCCGGATGCTGTTTCTAACGCTGCAGTTGCTGGATGCAGGTTTTCCGGTGATTTTAAATCTTAATCTGATCGATGAGGCCCGTCAAATGGGAATACATATTGATAGTGAGCGATTAGCTTCCCTGTTAGGGATTCCCGTAAATGCTACTGTGGCAGTTAAAAAAATTGGAATTGGCAAATTGAAGCAGGAAGTTTACCAATATAAATATGGGGCGGCCCTCCATTTGAATTTTTCTGAAGATATTGAAGCAAGCATTACCGAAATCAGCAGTATACTGCTGGCGGATTATGGAATATCAAAACGCATGGTATCGTTGCTTCTGATTCAAGAGGATGAGGCAATGCTAAAATTTGTACAGCAGGAAGAAAGAATTGCTGAAATAACAACGATTATTCAAACCCTGGCAGAGCAATATCAACATAATCTGGAATGTGTATTGACGTTAGAACGGCAGAAAATGATTGATAAAATTTTAAGTTGCACTGTGAAATATAGTCAGGGAAAACGAGAAAATAAATATGAGCAGTTAGGTCGCTGGGCACGGGAGCCGGCAACAGGAATTCCCATTTTGATATTGATTTTATATTTTGGCTTGTATCAATTTGTTGGTAAATTTGGTGCCGGATTCTTAGTTGATTATCTAGACACCTATCTTTTTTCCGAAATTATAAATCCTATCGCCGAAGCTATGGCAGATGATTATATTCCTTGGGAATGGGTTCAGTCCATGCTGGTCGGAGAATACGGTATATTTTCACTGGGGATTCGGTATGCTGTTGCCATTATTTTACCAATTGTCGGTACGTTTTTTTTTGTTTTTGCCATTCTGGAGGACTGCGGTTATCTGCCTCGGTTGGCGATGCTGGTTGACAAATTATTCAAATATTTTGGCTTAAATGGGCGCGCCGTGATTCCGATTACTTTGGGACTCGGCTGCGGCACAATGGCTATTATGGTAAGCCGTACAATTCAAACGGTACCAAGGGTAAACTCAACTATCGTCTCGAGTCCGGTGTTGTCCACCACGAACACCCAATTTAGTTTTTCTATAATGGTACGGCGCTCTTGA
- a CDS encoding LytS/YhcK type 5TM receptor domain-containing protein, whose translation MQESLSMILLQRIAFIAVIAYVFSQTRAFRSLFKEQITSREQVILVIAFSGISIAGTYFGIPVGDALANVRDTGSIVAGLLGGPLVGTVTGLISGLHRISLGGFTAVQCGVVTILGGVISGCIHQRMKPKTPDFITGILIGISIILLSMILILFFAEPHAAAVSLVYQITIPMVLANILGIATFMIIVHNAREHQTKIGALQTNKALRIANATLPFFRQGLTIHSAGKVAAAIQTMTSAAAVAITNCDEVLSHVGLGEDHHRAGDSLLATDIRDCFSAGETIKLQHDGEIGCRHKNCPFKSSLIAPLYCQEELVGTLKIYYTSEDAMSELDIEFTQGLGQIFSTQLELAKLQHMAELTTKAELKALQAQVNPHFLFNALNTIVSLCRTNSEEARRLLVELSDFFRRSLKTARDFVTLQEELDHVDSYLILEKARFGQRLIIEKQIDENVLDTQIPCFTLQPLVENAVKHGLQAKEHGGTVRISAQRSDIHVEITICDDGVGIPPEIIQKVLVHGFGKGTGVGLSNVNERLKTIYGPQYALAIDSVVGKGTVIKLSIPMKSEGISP comes from the coding sequence ATGCAAGAAAGCTTGTCGATGATATTACTCCAGCGTATTGCATTTATCGCTGTTATTGCTTATGTCTTTTCTCAAACGCGGGCTTTTCGTTCTTTATTTAAAGAGCAGATTACTTCGCGGGAACAGGTTATTTTAGTGATTGCTTTTTCCGGCATATCGATTGCCGGTACTTATTTTGGCATACCTGTGGGAGATGCACTGGCAAATGTCCGGGATACAGGCAGTATTGTTGCCGGATTATTAGGCGGTCCTCTGGTTGGTACTGTTACCGGATTGATCAGTGGCCTGCATAGGATATCCCTGGGGGGATTTACGGCGGTACAATGCGGCGTAGTCACTATACTGGGCGGCGTTATTTCCGGTTGCATTCATCAGCGGATGAAACCCAAAACGCCGGATTTTATTACCGGAATTCTAATTGGCATCAGCATTATTTTACTCAGTATGATCCTTATTTTATTCTTTGCCGAACCCCATGCCGCGGCAGTGTCATTAGTATATCAAATTACTATCCCCATGGTATTGGCAAATATCCTGGGGATCGCTACTTTCATGATTATTGTTCATAACGCCAGAGAACATCAAACTAAAATTGGGGCGCTGCAGACGAATAAAGCGCTGCGCATTGCCAATGCTACTTTACCTTTTTTTCGACAAGGTTTGACGATTCATTCTGCCGGTAAGGTAGCCGCTGCCATTCAAACTATGACTTCTGCAGCAGCAGTTGCTATCACCAACTGTGATGAGGTTTTGTCTCATGTCGGTTTAGGCGAGGATCACCATCGGGCCGGTGACAGCTTGCTTGCCACTGATATTCGAGACTGTTTCTCAGCCGGGGAAACTATTAAACTCCAGCATGACGGTGAAATCGGCTGCCGACATAAAAACTGCCCCTTTAAATCATCATTGATTGCTCCGCTTTATTGCCAGGAAGAACTTGTTGGCACGCTAAAAATTTATTATACCTCAGAAGATGCCATGTCCGAATTAGATATAGAATTCACCCAGGGCTTGGGACAAATTTTCAGTACGCAGCTGGAATTGGCAAAGCTGCAGCATATGGCGGAATTAACAACCAAAGCGGAACTAAAAGCGTTACAGGCCCAGGTTAATCCTCACTTTTTATTTAATGCGCTGAATACCATTGTTTCTTTGTGCCGTACCAATTCCGAGGAGGCCAGACGATTACTAGTAGAATTAAGCGACTTTTTTCGCCGGAGTTTAAAAACTGCACGGGATTTTGTTACGCTTCAAGAAGAGCTGGATCATGTAGATTCTTATTTAATATTGGAAAAAGCCAGATTCGGTCAGAGACTGATTATCGAAAAACAGATCGATGAGAATGTACTGGATACTCAAATTCCTTGCTTTACATTACAGCCGTTAGTAGAAAATGCGGTTAAACATGGATTGCAGGCTAAGGAACATGGAGGAACAGTTCGTATTTCAGCCCAAAGATCCGACATACATGTTGAAATTACTATCTGTGACGATGGGGTAGGAATCCCGCCGGAAATTATACAAAAAGTACTGGTTCACGGTTTTGGCAAAGGAACGGGTGTCGGTTTAAGCAATGTAAATGAGCGGCTAAAAACAATATATGGACCTCAATATGCTTTGGCAATTGATAGCGTTGTTGGTAAAGGAACAGTAATTAAGTTGTCTATTCCTATGAAAAGTGAGGGGATAAGCCCGTGA
- a CDS encoding carbohydrate-binding protein, with the protein MLFKANSNEYLANSVIVSPTNPHPGEDVKISYNGLLPQSGASCIQAHVGFGFEWQNTQDVHMTRTPAGFEATVIANNNDALCVAFKDSANNWDNNNGLNYNFNIHQ; encoded by the coding sequence ATGCTTTTTAAAGCAAACAGCAACGAGTATTTAGCCAATAGTGTAATTGTCAGCCCGACTAATCCCCATCCGGGTGAAGATGTGAAAATCAGTTATAATGGATTATTGCCCCAAAGTGGTGCTTCCTGTATTCAGGCCCATGTTGGGTTTGGCTTTGAGTGGCAGAATACTCAAGATGTGCATATGACTAGAACACCAGCTGGTTTTGAAGCTACTGTTATAGCTAACAATAACGATGCATTATGTGTCGCTTTTAAAGATTCAGCAAATAATTGGGACAATAACAACGGACTGAACTATAATTTTAATATCCACCAATGA
- a CDS encoding recombinase family protein has product MNAIYCRVSTDIQAEQGYSIGDQIRTCHAHAAKLGLEAVEYIDDGYSGEYLERPALDHLRDDLRAKLIQNVIIYDPDRLSRNLTNQLLLADEIEKAGAKLFFVTGDYDASPEGRLFFSIRGAISAFEKAKIRERTLRGKRSKALSGKIIQNGKAYGYNWDKENSIYIVNDEEAETVKIIYELYLSQRLTVKDIAILFRSKGIVNRQGKPFSISHIHRILSDEKYAGTKWSFKYYEKKISQYKTHKTKRDEKEWIRISIPPIVTEEQFRAAEKILDANRRRSPRNTKQEYLLRGFLKCGVCGYGLSSHYKLKPSGKEYRWYSCNSGTIDKALHPCGNPTIQCEKLDNFVWEIFCKYAKQKEGIYSLLSEESTDNSENSSKLIKYQDQLKKRQQTLTKWVRTGMIEPEDADKEIVSIAKELRQINESVAKLSVQKKEKQLKVTAKEILAAKSFQERRTIIEKLNWVFVVDNTGLETIVEFTLGTV; this is encoded by the coding sequence ATGAACGCAATATACTGCCGGGTGTCAACCGATATACAGGCCGAACAAGGGTATTCTATAGGTGACCAGATAAGAACATGCCACGCCCATGCTGCCAAACTCGGCCTAGAAGCTGTCGAATATATAGATGATGGGTATTCGGGCGAGTATCTAGAAAGGCCGGCACTAGACCATCTTAGAGATGATTTAAGGGCCAAACTAATACAGAACGTTATTATATATGACCCGGACCGGTTGAGCCGTAACCTGACAAACCAGCTCCTGCTTGCCGATGAAATAGAGAAAGCCGGCGCAAAACTATTTTTCGTCACTGGGGATTATGATGCCAGCCCTGAAGGAAGGCTATTTTTTTCTATTCGCGGAGCCATATCAGCATTTGAGAAGGCGAAAATCCGCGAACGTACTCTTCGGGGAAAGCGTTCAAAAGCACTATCAGGCAAGATCATTCAGAATGGAAAAGCCTATGGTTACAATTGGGATAAAGAAAACAGCATTTATATTGTCAACGATGAAGAAGCCGAAACGGTTAAGATTATCTACGAACTTTATTTAAGTCAGCGATTAACGGTAAAGGATATCGCAATATTGTTTCGCAGCAAGGGTATTGTAAACCGGCAGGGTAAGCCTTTCAGCATTTCCCATATTCATCGTATATTGAGCGACGAAAAATACGCCGGCACAAAGTGGTCATTCAAATATTATGAGAAAAAAATAAGCCAGTATAAAACTCATAAGACGAAACGGGACGAAAAAGAATGGATCCGAATTTCTATCCCCCCTATCGTCACAGAGGAACAATTTAGAGCGGCCGAGAAAATATTAGATGCAAACCGCAGACGCAGCCCCCGTAATACAAAACAGGAATACCTGCTCCGGGGATTTTTAAAGTGCGGCGTGTGCGGATACGGGTTGTCATCACACTACAAACTAAAACCATCGGGGAAGGAATACCGCTGGTACTCATGCAACTCAGGAACGATCGACAAAGCTCTCCACCCTTGCGGAAATCCTACTATTCAGTGTGAAAAGTTAGATAATTTCGTCTGGGAAATCTTTTGCAAGTACGCAAAACAAAAGGAAGGGATTTATTCTCTTCTGAGCGAAGAATCAACCGATAACAGCGAAAATTCCAGCAAGTTGATAAAGTATCAAGACCAGCTAAAAAAGCGTCAGCAAACGCTCACCAAGTGGGTTAGAACCGGAATGATTGAACCGGAAGATGCTGACAAAGAGATAGTAAGCATCGCAAAAGAACTGCGACAGATAAATGAAAGCGTCGCAAAATTATCTGTTCAGAAAAAGGAAAAGCAGCTCAAGGTAACAGCCAAAGAAATACTTGCGGCAAAATCATTTCAAGAGCGCCGTACCATTATAGAAAAACTAAATTGGGTGTTCGTGGTGGACAACACCGGACTCGAGACGATAGTTGAGTTTACCCTTGGTACCGTTTGA
- a CDS encoding pseudouridine synthase, which yields MLERLQKIISQAGIASRREAEKIILAGRVSVNGKIVTELGTKAQPRRDRIKIDGNPITAEKSVYVLLYKPKGVMSTSQDPQGRKTVIDLVRDIPERIYPVGRLDYNTEGLLIMTNDGELTHSLIHPSKKIDKTYLAKVTGIPAEEKLDLLRMGIKLSDGMTSPAKMQRMDIDREKNITTVEITIHEGKNRQIRRMFDTIGHPVKQLKRVKFAFLTLSGLRRGKYRHLTPEEIAELKKLAENE from the coding sequence ATGCTGGAACGATTACAGAAAATAATAAGTCAGGCCGGTATCGCTTCCCGCCGTGAAGCTGAAAAAATAATCCTGGCAGGGCGCGTTTCGGTCAATGGAAAGATTGTCACCGAACTTGGAACGAAAGCACAGCCGAGAAGAGATCGGATTAAAATTGATGGGAACCCTATCACCGCCGAAAAAAGCGTATATGTTTTACTATACAAACCTAAGGGTGTCATGTCTACCAGTCAGGATCCTCAGGGGCGAAAAACGGTTATAGACCTGGTTCGCGATATTCCCGAGAGAATTTATCCCGTCGGCAGGCTGGATTATAATACTGAGGGCTTATTAATCATGACCAATGACGGAGAGTTGACCCATTCATTGATTCACCCCAGTAAAAAAATAGATAAAACCTACCTAGCCAAAGTCACTGGCATACCGGCAGAAGAAAAACTGGATTTATTACGCATGGGAATAAAATTATCTGATGGAATGACATCTCCGGCCAAGATGCAGCGAATGGATATTGATCGCGAAAAGAACATTACAACGGTAGAAATCACCATTCATGAAGGGAAAAATCGGCAAATTCGCCGGATGTTTGATACTATCGGACATCCGGTAAAACAATTGAAGCGGGTGAAATTTGCTTTTTTGACCTTGAGCGGTTTGCGAAGAGGTAAGTATCGCCACCTTACTCCTGAAGAAATAGCGGAACTAAAAAAGTTAGCTGAAAATGAATAA
- a CDS encoding NAD(P)/FAD-dependent oxidoreductase, with amino-acid sequence MKKVIVIGAGAAGMMAAIAAAENDTEVIILEKMPKVGRKLLITGKGRCNVTNSGDMQTFIKNMPGNGSFLYSALNAFNNQAMIDFLAKYNVPTKCERGGRIFPVSDKAIDVVNAFLRVLANHKVKILTEQRAQRILVENNRITGIITTAGTVYHSDAVILCSGGASYPATGSSGDGYVMAREVGHHIVPLKPSLVPLEVAEEWITELQGLSLKNVTAAVITEGRKTAEEFGEMLFTHFGLSGPIILSLSKVVADLLSKKKEALLEVNLKPALTEEVLDKRLQRDFEKFSRKQLKNSLHELLPAKIIPVVMDIAFLDPDKPVHQITKQERSRLVATLSHLTFTVTSTRSINEAIVTAGGVSTKEINPATMQSKLVQGLFFAGEVIDIDGYTGGFNLQAAFSTGYVAGKNAAY; translated from the coding sequence ATGAAAAAAGTAATTGTAATTGGTGCCGGTGCAGCGGGAATGATGGCAGCTATTGCGGCAGCAGAAAATGATACCGAAGTAATCATTTTGGAAAAAATGCCTAAAGTCGGTCGAAAACTATTAATAACCGGAAAAGGACGCTGCAATGTGACCAATAGCGGCGATATGCAAACATTTATAAAGAACATGCCGGGGAATGGGTCCTTTTTATATAGTGCACTGAATGCTTTCAATAATCAGGCTATGATTGATTTTTTGGCAAAATATAATGTACCTACTAAGTGCGAACGAGGTGGTCGTATATTCCCGGTAAGTGATAAGGCAATTGATGTCGTCAACGCTTTTCTTCGAGTTCTGGCGAATCACAAAGTAAAAATTTTAACTGAGCAGAGGGCTCAACGAATCCTTGTTGAAAATAACCGGATTACCGGTATTATAACGACAGCGGGTACTGTTTATCATAGCGATGCGGTTATTCTCTGCTCCGGCGGTGCATCCTACCCGGCAACCGGATCTTCGGGTGACGGGTATGTTATGGCCCGGGAGGTTGGTCATCATATTGTTCCATTAAAACCTTCACTGGTGCCTTTAGAAGTTGCAGAGGAGTGGATTACTGAATTACAGGGATTGTCATTAAAAAATGTGACAGCTGCCGTAATAACCGAGGGACGTAAGACTGCTGAAGAATTTGGTGAAATGTTGTTTACTCATTTTGGCTTATCGGGACCGATTATTTTGTCACTCAGCAAAGTGGTTGCCGACTTGCTAAGTAAAAAAAAGGAAGCGCTTTTGGAAGTCAATTTGAAACCGGCATTAACGGAAGAAGTTCTCGATAAACGCCTACAACGGGATTTTGAAAAATTTTCTCGTAAGCAGCTGAAAAACTCACTCCACGAATTATTACCGGCAAAAATAATCCCGGTGGTTATGGATATAGCCTTTCTTGATCCCGATAAACCGGTGCATCAAATTACTAAACAAGAACGTTCTCGGTTAGTTGCTACACTTTCCCATTTGACTTTCACCGTTACTTCGACACGGTCTATTAACGAAGCTATTGTTACTGCCGGTGGGGTAAGTACTAAGGAGATCAATCCGGCCACTATGCAGTCAAAACTGGTACAAGGATTGTTTTTTGCCGGTGAAGTGATTGATATTGACGGATATACCGGTGGATTTAATCTGCAAGCGGCTTTTTCCACCGGATATGTGGCAGGGAAGAACGCAGCTTACTAA
- the cmk gene encoding (d)CMP kinase has product MKKLIMAIDGPAGAGKSTVAQIVAQRLNYTYIDTGAMYRAVTWQALAHNLTCAQTEQIARIARNYAIRLQYVGGKTKVLLEEKDITLEIRSPEVTRMVAGVAQISTVREAMLHLQRDMAKAGGVVMDGRDIGTYVLPNADIKLFLTASIEKRAERRWRELRAKGMEVDFEQLKQEITCRDQMDCERDIAPLVQAPDAVFLDTTHLSIEETVQAILQICRERAEIV; this is encoded by the coding sequence ATGAAAAAGTTAATTATGGCTATTGATGGTCCGGCAGGAGCTGGCAAGAGTACAGTGGCTCAAATCGTAGCCCAGCGTCTTAATTATACTTATATTGATACCGGGGCTATGTACCGTGCAGTAACGTGGCAGGCCCTGGCGCATAATCTAACTTGCGCCCAGACAGAACAAATTGCCAGGATTGCCCGTAATTATGCTATTCGGTTACAATATGTAGGTGGTAAAACGAAAGTATTACTGGAAGAAAAGGATATAACTTTGGAAATTCGCAGCCCGGAAGTTACCCGGATGGTTGCAGGAGTTGCTCAAATTTCGACAGTACGGGAGGCGATGCTGCATTTACAACGGGACATGGCAAAGGCTGGCGGGGTAGTAATGGACGGCAGGGACATAGGTACCTATGTATTACCGAATGCAGATATTAAGCTGTTTTTGACTGCATCCATTGAGAAAAGGGCTGAACGCCGCTGGCGGGAACTGCGGGCAAAGGGGATGGAAGTTGACTTTGAACAGTTAAAACAAGAAATTACCTGTCGGGATCAGATGGATTGTGAGCGGGACATTGCCCCCCTAGTTCAAGCGCCAGACGCCGTCTTTTTAGACACTACTCATTTATCAATTGAAGAAACCGTACAGGCCATTTTGCAAATCTGCAGGGAGAGAGCAGAAATTGTATAA
- a CDS encoding HD-GYP domain-containing protein, which produces MKLIFTKNLIPGMCTGEEVIAQDGVIKLLAQGIVLNQSQIDSIRNWGLSSIYIEDSAENMKEQVMGVQMTKAEFTYGYAETLNRIVHGFRHIKRFGEVPIAEMNELVDQKIILLVESIGGIAHFNEMRSYSDNTFSHSLNVAVIAGILGKWCNYRNAELKNIILSALLHDIGKLSVPLSILNKPGRLSDEEFAVIKKHPQEGYQMINEDARISNDIKLGIWQHHERLDGSGYPRGLVGNEIFAVAKIISIADAYDAITSERIYHHKKTPLEALDILAEDMFKKLDPVVCMTFMEHMENYFIGNSVILSNGQQAKIIGFNTKEKCFIKPLVCLYNGDILNLQKERICIEGIDCKDIKIK; this is translated from the coding sequence ATGAAATTGATATTTACGAAAAATTTAATTCCTGGTATGTGTACAGGTGAAGAAGTGATCGCTCAGGATGGCGTAATAAAGCTATTGGCCCAAGGAATTGTTCTTAACCAATCGCAAATAGACAGCATCAGAAATTGGGGATTGTCATCTATTTATATTGAAGACTCTGCTGAGAATATGAAGGAACAAGTAATGGGCGTTCAAATGACAAAGGCCGAGTTTACATATGGTTATGCAGAAACGCTTAATAGAATTGTTCATGGATTTCGGCATATTAAAAGATTTGGCGAGGTTCCAATTGCTGAAATGAATGAGCTTGTGGATCAAAAAATTATTCTTTTGGTTGAATCAATAGGTGGTATAGCGCATTTTAACGAGATGCGGTCTTATAGTGATAATACCTTTTCACACTCATTGAATGTTGCTGTAATTGCCGGGATTTTGGGTAAATGGTGCAACTACAGAAATGCTGAATTGAAAAATATAATTTTAAGCGCCTTGCTCCACGATATCGGCAAATTGAGTGTTCCGTTATCTATACTGAATAAACCAGGACGTTTGTCGGATGAAGAATTCGCTGTCATTAAGAAGCATCCTCAAGAAGGTTATCAAATGATTAACGAGGATGCTCGGATTTCTAATGATATTAAACTGGGTATTTGGCAGCATCATGAGCGGTTGGATGGTAGCGGATATCCGCGTGGACTGGTCGGGAATGAGATTTTTGCTGTCGCAAAAATTATTTCCATTGCTGATGCATACGATGCAATAACATCTGAACGGATATATCACCATAAAAAAACACCACTAGAAGCACTTGACATATTGGCGGAAGATATGTTTAAAAAGCTGGATCCTGTTGTCTGTATGACCTTCATGGAGCATATGGAAAATTATTTTATAGGGAATAGCGTAATATTAAGCAATGGACAGCAAGCAAAAATTATAGGTTTTAATACCAAAGAAAAATGTTTTATTAAGCCACTTGTTTGTTTATATAATGGCGATATTCTGAATCTGCAAAAGGAAAGAATATGTATCGAAGGAATTGACTGTAAAGATATTAAGATAAAGTAG